The following is a genomic window from Serratia ficaria.
TTGTTGACCGAGCATGCGCTTCAGCACGTGGAGTATCTGGCGAAAATGTCCGGCGCCCGGGTGCATTTCTTCCATGCGCTGCCGGATGCCTCGGCATTTGTTACCGCTTATTCGTTTGGCATCAAGGAATTCGAGAACCAGGCGGAAGTGAAAGCGGTCGATAAGCTGAAGAAAATCATGTCCGAAATCGACATTCCGCTGGATCGCCTGAATTACACCATCAGCTTTGGCTCGCCGCGCGATCAGGCGCTGGAACTGGCCGAAGAGATCGACGCCGACCTGATCGTCATTGGCTCGCGCCGCCCGAGCGTGAAAACCTACCTGCTGGGCTCCAACGCCGCCGCTATCGTTCGCCACGCCAATATATCGGTGATGGTGGTCCGTTAATTCGCGCAAGGCAGGCCGCCGTTCCCGCGGCCTGCCTCCGTTAACGGCACAGCGCCACAATCTCGTCGTACAGCCCCGTCGGGATCTCTACCCCCAGGCGCTCGCTCTGTTGTCGCCGCTGATAGCGCCGTTCTCCGGGGATGCGCGCGCCTTGATCCCGCATATCGGCAAACATCGCTTCCGCCCGGGCGAAATACTTCGCCTTATCCGCGCCGAGAAAGCGTTCGGGATCCAGGGCGATAATCAGTTCACCGCCGTAGGGCGAAGAGCCGGTCCGTTCGTCGTAGGCCAGCGACTCCTTGCTGGTCAGATCGCCAATCAGCGGCCCGGCCAGCAGTTCCACCATTGCCGCCAGCGCCGATCCCTTATGCCCGCCAAAGGTCAGCATCGCGCCCTCCAGCACGCTGGCGGCGTCGGTGCTGGGATTGCCGGCGCTGTCGATGCCCCAGCCCTCGGGCAGCGGAGTGCCGGCGCGGCGGTGCAGCTCAATTTCGCCGCGCGCCGCCGCGCTGGTCGCCATATCGAATAAAAACGGCGGCAGCCCGGGCCGTGGCCAACCGAAGGCGATGGGATTGGTGCCGAACAGCGGGCGGCTGCCTCCGGCCGGCGTCACCCAGGCATGGCTCGGCGTGCAGGCCAGCGCCACCAGGCCCTGCTCGGTCAGGGGTTCGATATCGGCCCACAGGGCGGAAAAATGCACGCAGCGGTTAATCGCCAGCGCGGCGATGCCGTTGGCGCGCACCTTGTCGATAAAGGCCGGCAGCGCGTGGCGATAGGCCAGCAGCGAGAAGGCGCCGCCGGCGTCCACCCGCAGGATCGCCGGCGCACTGTCGAGAAGCCTGGGCTGCGCGTCGGCGGAAACTTTGCCGGCGTGCAATGAACGGACGCAGCCCAGCAGGCGGTAAAGGCCGTGCGAGGCGCAGCCGTCGCGTTCGCCCCGGGTGACATTTTGCGCCACCGCTTCGGCGTGCGCCTGGCTGAAGCCATTGCTGAGCAGGGCGCGCAGCGCCAGCTGGTAGGCCTGATCCAACGACAGGTTATGGGTTTGCGTCATCTCCGTTTCCTCCTTTTCAATCACTCTTCTTCATCTCCGACGAAATTCGCCTGAGGTAAACAGGTATAGGCGCCCCAGTAGTAAATCACCAGCGCAATCGCCGCGATGGTGAGAGTGTCCCAGGGATGGCTGATGGCGCCGATGCCGCCGAAGCTGCTGAGATAGGAGACGACGATCACCAGCGCATAGAAGGCGATCAGCCACAGAGAGGACCAAATCTGCTGCTTCAGGCCGACGGCGTGCGTCGGCACCTGATTTTTGAACAATATATAGACCGCAAACATCAGGATTTGCAGCCCGAGCAGCCAGGAAACGGTGTCCCAACCCGACCAGAAGACGATCAGCGCCGAGATGATAAACGACAGCGGGCCAAGCACGCAGAACCCGCGCACCCGGAACGGGCGAGGCAGGTCGGGAGCGTTGCGCCGCAGGCCGGCGGCGGTCACCGGCGCAATGGCGTAGCTCAGCACCAGCGCGGCGGACACTACGCCGATCAGTTTCTCCCAGGAAGGGAAAGGCAGCGTCCAGAACACCGACAGGGCGAAGGTCAGCCACAGCGCCGGGCGCGGAATGCCGGACTCGCCGTCGACGCGGGTAAAAATTTTAAAGAAGGTGCCGGCGCGCGCCCAGCCGTAAATCACGCGCGGCGTGGCGTTCATGTAGATATTGCCGGTGCCGCTCGGCGAAACGATCGCATCGCTGACCACCAGAAACGCCAGCCAGCCCATGCCCAGAGTGATGGCGATGTCGCGGAACGGCAGGGAGAACTGCTGGCTGATGTGGGCCCAGCCGCCGTTCAGCATGTCGCTGGGGATGCTGCCGAGGAAGGCGATTTGCAGCAGCACATAGATGACGGTGGACAATACCACCGACAGGATCAGCGCAATCGGAATGGTACGCTGCGGATTTTGCACCTCGCTGGCGACCGAGATGATCGGCGTCAGGCCCAGGTAGGCGAAGATAATGCCGCCGGCGGATATGGCGGCCTCAACCCCGGCGGAGCCGAAGGGCGCAAACCCCTGGCTGTGCAGATTTTCCGGCTTGAAGAAGCTGAACAGCACCACGATCACCAGCAACGGCACCAGAAATTTCAGCACGCTGATCAGGTTGTTGGATTTGGCGAAGGTTTTCACGCTGTAGTAATTCAGCGCGAAGAAAAAACACAGCAGCGCCAACTGCACCAGCCAGCCGATCGGCGTCGGGTCGCCGGAGCCGGGTTGGCTGAGGAAAGGGAACCAGGCGGCGGCGTATTGGCGCGCCGCCACCACCTCGATGGCGATCAGGCTGGAGAAGGCGATCAGCGTGATAAAGCCCAGCAGGTAACCCATCAACTCGCCGTGCGAAAACACCGGATAGCGAATGATGCCGCCGGCGCGCGGCAGCGCCGCGCCCAGCTCGCAGTAAACGATGCCGAGCAACAGCACCGCCAGGCCGCCTATCAGCCAGGAGTAAATGCCGGCGGGGCCGGCGATGGAAGAGACGTGGCTGGCGGCGAACAGCCAGCCGGAACCGAAAATTGCGCCCAGGCCGATAAACGTCAAATCGGTGAGCGTAAGCTGCTTCTTGAATTTGCCTTGGGTTGTCATGGTATGACCCTTTTGTTATTGGATGGCATGCAGATGCGGCCGGGCTAGTTTTTGGCTGATGAATCTATCGGGTCTCTGGTGTACACGCCGTTAACCTGCCGCAGCAGGTTGAGCGGGTTGGCGTCCTGCAGCGGCGGCGGCAGCAGCGCGGCGGGATAATTTTGCAGGCATACCGGCCGCAGGAAACGTTCAATGGCCAGGGAGCCCACCGAGGTGCCGCGCGCATCGGTCGTGGCCGGGTAAGGGCCGCCATGCACCATCGCGTCGCAGACCTCGACGCCGGTCGGATAGCCGTTGAACAGCACGCGGCCGGCCTTGCGGGTCAGCAGCTGGGCCAGCCCGGCGGCGGCCTGGTCATCGTCGTCCGCCAGCAGCGTGGCGGTCAGCTGGCCCTGCAGGGCTTCCAGCGCCGTTTGCAGCTGTTCGGGGCTATCGACCGCCACCAGAACGGCGACGGGGCCGAAGACTTCCTGCTTCAGCAGCGGATCGGCCTGCAGCAGCAGGGCGGCGTCGGCCTGATACAGCTGGGCGTTCGCCAGATAAGGCGCGGCCTGGCGTTGGCCGGCCAGGTGGCGGAGGCTTTGATGGGCGTCCAGCGCCCGCAGCCCGTGGTGATAATGTTCCAGCGTGCCGGCATTCAGCATCGGCTGCGGGGCGGCGGCGTTGACCCTGGCGACGAGTTCGTCAATCAGCCGGCTGAATGCCGGGCCGCGTTGGCCGATAATCAGCCCCGGTTTGGTGCAAAACTGGCCGCAGCCCAGGGTGAAGGATCCCACCAGCTCCTGCGCTATCTGCCGGCCGCGCCGCGCCAACGCCTGCGGCAAAATCACCACCGGGTTGATGCTCGACATCTCGGCAAATACCGGGATTGGCTGCGGGCGACGCATCGCCATATCGAACAGCGCCCGCCCGCCGCGCAGCGAACCGGTAAACCCCACCGCCTGAATCGCCGGATGCTGCACCAGCTCGGCGCCTGCGCGTTCGCCGAAAATCATGTTGAATGTCCCGGCGGGAATGCCTTGTTGCACCCTGGCGCGCTCTATGGCCTGCGCGGTCAGCTCTGCGGTGATCATGTGGCCGCTGTGCGCCTTGAACACCACCGGGCAGCCGGCGGCCAACGCGGCGGCGGTGTCGCCGCCTGCGGTGGAAAACGCCAGCGGAAAGTTGCTGGCGCCAAACACCGCGACCGGGCCGAGCGCGGTGCGATATTGCCGCAGATCCGGGCGCGGCAGCGGCGTGCGATCCGGCAAGGCGCAGTCGATGCGCGCGCCGTGCACGTCACCGCGCCGCAGCAGCCCGGCGAACAGCCGCATCTGGCCGCTGGTGCGGGTACGTTCGCCGTTCAGGCGCGCCAAAGGCAGGGCGGTTTCCTGCGTGGCGAAGGTGAAGAAATCATCGCCCAGCGCGTCCAGTTGGTCGGCGATGGCGTCGAGGAAATCGGCGCGGCGATCGGCGCTGAGCTGGGCGTAGCCGGCAAAGGCCCGTGCGGCGCTCTCTGCTGCCGCGGCGGCTTCGGCCGGCGTGGCCGGATGAAAGCGGTAGCCGGTCGGCTGGCCGTTGTCGGCGCGCAGGCTAATCAGCTCTGCCGCCCCGCTGGCGCAGCGCTGACCGCCGATAAACTGTTGGCCGCGAATGGCGGCGTGGTGGTCGTTGGGCATGGGTCCCCCCGATAGCGAAATGGCGAGGCCCGGCAAGGCCGGGCGCTGAGTGGGATTACAGGCCGACGTTCGGCAGCGCTGGGCGCGTGGCCAGCGCTTTTTCAACCGCCGCGGTGACCTCGGCCAGGGCGTCGCCCTGCAGCGCCAGGCGCGGTGGGCGGGTGACGGCGCTGCCGCGGCCCACCAACTGCTCGCACAGCTTGATGCATTGCACCAGATCCGGCCGCGCATCCAGGTGCAGCAACGGCATAAACCAGCTGTACAGCGCCAGCGCTTCCTCGAAGCGCTTGTCTTTCGCCAGGCGGAACAGGGTTTCCCCTTCGCGCGGGAAAGCGTTGGACATGCCGGAGATCCAGCCCTGAGCGCCGACGGCGATGCTTTCCAGCACCACGTCGTCGAGGCCGGCGAACAGCACGAAGCGATCGCCAACTTCGTTGCGCAGGTCGATAAAGCGGCGGGTATCGCCGGAGGAGTCCTTGAAACACACGATGTTGTCGCAGTCGACCAGCGAGGTCAGGATATCGGGCGTGACGTCGTTTTTGTAAATCGGCGGGTTGTTGTAGACCATGATCGGCAAATCGGTCGCCCCGGCGACGCTGCGGAAGTGCGCGGCGGTTTCATGCGGTTTGGCGGAGTAAACCAGCGCCGGCATCACCATGATGCCGTCGACGCCGACCTTTTGCGCTTCACGCGCCATGTTCTGCGCGAAAGCGGTGGTGAACTCGGCGATGCCGGCGATCACCGGCACTTTGCCGTCGGCGGCGTCTTTCGCCACTTCGATCACCGCCAGTTTTTCCTGCACCGTCATCGAGGTGTTTTCGCCGACGGTGCCGCAAACCACCAGGCCGGACACGCCGTCGCGGACCAGATTTTTGATCACCGTATGGGTGGCGTCGAGATCCAGTGAGAAATCGCTGCGAAACTGGGTGCTGACCGCCGGGAACACGCCGCTCCAGCTGATGGCTTTATGGCTCATAGTGTTTATCCTGTCGTCCAATGTTGTTAATGAATGGTGAATTATTGGTGAACTTCACTAACAGATTGACCGGTATTGCGCGCCGGGGCTTGACGGTTTTCGCCGATTGCCATGACGAAATTGGCACAGTAACCGGGTAAAACGCGCGTGGGAAAGCCTGGCGCCGGGAGCGCCAGAGGCGGGAGCATTCATCAGGTAAATCAGATCATTAAGTCGAAAGCGTCAGGCGGAAGTCGCGCGGCGTGGAGCCGGTCAGCGCTTTGAACTGACGGCTGAAGGCGCTGTGATCGGTGTAGCCGCACTGCAGGGCGATATCGGTGATCGGCAGATCGCCGGCCAGCAGCTCGGTGGCTTTCTCCAGCCGCACCTTATGGATCATTTGGCGCGGCGTGAGATGGAAGATGCGCTTGCAGTAACGCTCGATTTGCGCCACCGACAGCCCGGTGAGCGCGGTCAGTTCTTCAAGGGCGATCGCGCGGGCATAATGGCGGCGGATATACACATCGATCGCCGCCAGCCGCTGATAGGCCGGGTGGTTGGCCTTGGCCTCCTGCAGATCGTGCGAAATGCCCGCCATGCCGATTATTTTGTCCTGCGCGTCGTACAGCGCCAGCTTTTGCGTCAGGCACCAGCCGGTTTCCCGGCCGTTGTACAGGTGCATTTCCAACTGATCCTGAATCACCACGCCGTGGCGCAACACGCGCAGATCCTGCTCGGTATAGCCGGAGCCGAGCTGCGCCGGAAAAACGTCGGCCGAGGTCTTGCCCAGCAGCGGCGCGACGGTCTTGAAGCCGCAGCGCCTGGCCAGCGTCAGGTTGGCCAACAGGTAGCGGGCCCGCTCATCCTTGATAAAAAACACCACGTTGGGAATGGCGTTGAGCAGCGGAGCGATCAACGCCAGGGAATTCAGCAGGTCGCGCAGGCT
Proteins encoded in this region:
- a CDS encoding dihydrodipicolinate synthase family protein — protein: MSHKAISWSGVFPAVSTQFRSDFSLDLDATHTVIKNLVRDGVSGLVVCGTVGENTSMTVQEKLAVIEVAKDAADGKVPVIAGIAEFTTAFAQNMAREAQKVGVDGIMVMPALVYSAKPHETAAHFRSVAGATDLPIMVYNNPPIYKNDVTPDILTSLVDCDNIVCFKDSSGDTRRFIDLRNEVGDRFVLFAGLDDVVLESIAVGAQGWISGMSNAFPREGETLFRLAKDKRFEEALALYSWFMPLLHLDARPDLVQCIKLCEQLVGRGSAVTRPPRLALQGDALAEVTAAVEKALATRPALPNVGL
- a CDS encoding APC family permease encodes the protein MTTQGKFKKQLTLTDLTFIGLGAIFGSGWLFAASHVSSIAGPAGIYSWLIGGLAVLLLGIVYCELGAALPRAGGIIRYPVFSHGELMGYLLGFITLIAFSSLIAIEVVAARQYAAAWFPFLSQPGSGDPTPIGWLVQLALLCFFFALNYYSVKTFAKSNNLISVLKFLVPLLVIVVLFSFFKPENLHSQGFAPFGSAGVEAAISAGGIIFAYLGLTPIISVASEVQNPQRTIPIALILSVVLSTVIYVLLQIAFLGSIPSDMLNGGWAHISQQFSLPFRDIAITLGMGWLAFLVVSDAIVSPSGTGNIYMNATPRVIYGWARAGTFFKIFTRVDGESGIPRPALWLTFALSVFWTLPFPSWEKLIGVVSAALVLSYAIAPVTAAGLRRNAPDLPRPFRVRGFCVLGPLSFIISALIVFWSGWDTVSWLLGLQILMFAVYILFKNQVPTHAVGLKQQIWSSLWLIAFYALVIVVSYLSSFGGIGAISHPWDTLTIAAIALVIYYWGAYTCLPQANFVGDEEE
- a CDS encoding universal stress protein; its protein translation is MYKTILVPIDIEEDLLTEHALQHVEYLAKMSGARVHFFHALPDASAFVTAYSFGIKEFENQAEVKAVDKLKKIMSEIDIPLDRLNYTISFGSPRDQALELAEEIDADLIVIGSRRPSVKTYLLGSNAAAIVRHANISVMVVR
- a CDS encoding aldehyde dehydrogenase (NADP(+)), producing MPNDHHAAIRGQQFIGGQRCASGAAELISLRADNGQPTGYRFHPATPAEAAAAAESAARAFAGYAQLSADRRADFLDAIADQLDALGDDFFTFATQETALPLARLNGERTRTSGQMRLFAGLLRRGDVHGARIDCALPDRTPLPRPDLRQYRTALGPVAVFGASNFPLAFSTAGGDTAAALAAGCPVVFKAHSGHMITAELTAQAIERARVQQGIPAGTFNMIFGERAGAELVQHPAIQAVGFTGSLRGGRALFDMAMRRPQPIPVFAEMSSINPVVILPQALARRGRQIAQELVGSFTLGCGQFCTKPGLIIGQRGPAFSRLIDELVARVNAAAPQPMLNAGTLEHYHHGLRALDAHQSLRHLAGQRQAAPYLANAQLYQADAALLLQADPLLKQEVFGPVAVLVAVDSPEQLQTALEALQGQLTATLLADDDDQAAAGLAQLLTRKAGRVLFNGYPTGVEVCDAMVHGGPYPATTDARGTSVGSLAIERFLRPVCLQNYPAALLPPPLQDANPLNLLRQVNGVYTRDPIDSSAKN
- a CDS encoding AraC family transcriptional regulator, with translation MRLTPDHQVSSPPPPVIGPAEDNDFAVEHLSRLCDGLAQQRPGSLRDLLNSLALIAPLLNAIPNVVFFIKDERARYLLANLTLARRCGFKTVAPLLGKTSADVFPAQLGSGYTEQDLRVLRHGVVIQDQLEMHLYNGRETGWCLTQKLALYDAQDKIIGMAGISHDLQEAKANHPAYQRLAAIDVYIRRHYARAIALEELTALTGLSVAQIERYCKRIFHLTPRQMIHKVRLEKATELLAGDLPITDIALQCGYTDHSAFSRQFKALTGSTPRDFRLTLST
- a CDS encoding Ldh family oxidoreductase, with the translated sequence MTQTHNLSLDQAYQLALRALLSNGFSQAHAEAVAQNVTRGERDGCASHGLYRLLGCVRSLHAGKVSADAQPRLLDSAPAILRVDAGGAFSLLAYRHALPAFIDKVRANGIAALAINRCVHFSALWADIEPLTEQGLVALACTPSHAWVTPAGGSRPLFGTNPIAFGWPRPGLPPFLFDMATSAAARGEIELHRRAGTPLPEGWGIDSAGNPSTDAASVLEGAMLTFGGHKGSALAAMVELLAGPLIGDLTSKESLAYDERTGSSPYGGELIIALDPERFLGADKAKYFARAEAMFADMRDQGARIPGERRYQRRQQSERLGVEIPTGLYDEIVALCR